GGTATTCCATTTCATTGCCAGTGCGTTGCTGGGTAAAGCTGCCTATAGTGGTGGCGGAGGTACTGCGCTGCTGGGGCTGGGACTGCATTTTCTGGTGGCGCTGATCTGGAGCGCGCTATTCTTCGCGGCCTATTCGCGCATGCGGTGGCTGCAGGGGAACAAATGGCTGACAGGCTTTGGGTACGGGATATTTGTATGGCTGGTGATGACGTTCATTGTGCTGCAGGCAGCGGGATTATTACGGCTGCCTCTCGATCCCTGGGGTGCGGTTACGGGCATACTGATCCATATGTTCCTGGTAGGATTGCCCATCGTGATCATGACGCGGCGGTTGAGCAATCGTCCCGTTTAACCCAGCGTTTCCCCAAAGAGCCGCAAAGTGCGCTCCCAGGCGAGTTTGGCTGCGGCTTCATTATACCTTGCGGCGGAAGTATCGTTATGGAAAGCATGCTGCGTACCTTCATAGATGTACAGCTCATACTTGATCCCGGCGGCCTTCAGCGCTGCTTCAAAAGCAGGTATGCCGGCGTTTACGCGATCATCTTTTTCTCCGTAATGCATCTGCATCGCCGCCTTGATCTTCGGCACATCGGATGCGGCGGGTTGCGTGCCATAGAAAGGCACCGCTGCTTTTAACGCCGGATGATGCACAGCCATCTGATTGGTCAGTGCGCCGCCCCAGCAAAACCCCACACATCCGGCCTTGCCATTGTATTCGGGCCTGCTCTCCAGGTAATCGAAAGCATTAAGAAAATTATGCAGGTTCTTCGGAGCTTCCAGCTTGCCGAACATCCCCCGCGCTTCATCTTCATTGGCGGGCGTTCCGCCGAAAGGGGACAATGCATCCGGCGCCAATGCCAGGTAACCGGCCTTGGCTACCCTGCGGGTAACGTCCTTGATATGCGGCGTCAGGCCACGGTTCTCATGTATCACCACAACAGCGCCGCGTTTGCCGGCTTCATCCGGACGAACAAGATAGCCCTTCATGGTGGTGCCTTCGCCGGGATAGGTAATATCCTCTTCCCGCAGGCCTTCCTGCAAAGGCTGTATGGTAGCCGCGCGGGCGTAGTTGGATTCCAGCATCGGCAATACGGCCATCGCAGCGGCCATGCCACCGGTCAGCCTGATCAATTGCCTGATGAAATCTTCCCGCTTCAGGGGCTTATGGGTGTACTCGTCGAATAGATTGATGATGCGCTGGTCCATAGGAAACTATTTACAGTAAATTAAGCAATTTTCCCCTCATGTCACGATGATCGCTCCCATTATTTCCGCCTCCGGTACAACGCACATGGTGATTCGGGAAAGAATACTTAACTTGATATTGTCATCCCAATACACCATCAAATGTTCGTATATGCTGTTGCGTGACAGGCTTTCGCTGGTACAGGTATTCCGTATCACCTGGAAGCTGGATATTTTCATTGTCCTGGTCTGTACACTTGCCTACCTGGTAGACACCTACTGGCTGAAAGAACATATATCCATCCCTGCCAGCATCACCGCAGTACTGGGTACCGCGCTGGCGTTCTTCATCGGTTTCAACAACAACCAGGCCTATGACCGGTGGTGGGAAGCGCGAAAGATCTGGGGCGCCCTGGTGAATGATTCCCGTTCCTGGGCCAGGAACCTCCTCTCTTTCTGTGACAACAATGCCGCGGGGGAAACAAAGCATATCGCCCGGCGGATGATCTTCCGCCACATCGGCTTCCTCTATGCCCTCAAAGCCAGTCTCCGGCAAACGAATGACCGGTATTACGAAGGCTATCTTGGCGGTACGGAAGACGATGCCGTCAGGAACAGCCAGAATATTCCCAATGCCATCCTCAACCTGCAGGCAGCTGACCTGCAGCTTTTACGAGAGCAACAGGCGATAGACGGGTTCCTGTTTCGCGAACTGAATACCATGCTGGTCAACCACTGCGATAATATGGGGAAGTCCGAACGCATCCGCAATACTGTATTCCCGCCCAGTTACCTCTTCTTTACAAGGATATTCATCTGGTTCTATGTCATCTTGAATACGCTCATGCTGGCGGAGGCCATCGGCTTCTGGTCCGTTATCTTTGGCTGGGCGATAGGTTTTGTTTTCCATGTTACCCATATGAACGGCATAAGCCTGATGAACCCCTTCGAGCAAAACCCCATGTCCATTCCGCTGGACAGCATTTCCCGGACGGTGGAGATCAACCTGCTTGAAATGCTTGGCCATCAGCCCCTCCCATCCCCCATTGAGCCTACCGGGGGACAATACCTGCTGTAAATCCGGGAATTGTGAGGAAGGCGGGACGCCGTATCCTGAATCTTCGTTTCAGTCTCCGATACGGATATTTTTCAGTACATTTGAATGCTAGTTAAGAGAAAAGTGTGTGTCCCAAAATCTCTCCTGTATCTATTATAATGTATTTCGATGTCCGGACAAACCAGTAAGCATGCCGACGAACACCCCCCGGTGATGAAATTTAAAGTACCTCCGGAGATGGAGGTGCTAACACAAAAAACCAGTACACTCCCTAAAGACTATGAGCGATACCGCGTTCCCGGAGCTGATGTTGAATTTATCAGCGGCCCTTTCGGTTGTTATTTCACGCAGGAGATCCGGCAGAAAGACTGGGTCATCGGCTGGCTGAATTTCGACATCAGGGAAAGCGTATATCTTTATCCTGTAACCTCAGCGCCTTTTGTGGGCCTCTATTGCGGTCTGCGGGGCAATATCCCATGCGAGCTGCACGGGCGCGAAGAGATCCTTACCCTGCAGGAAGACAAGTTCGGGTTCTATTATGTACCGGAATACGCGATGAACAAAGCGGATTTCATGCCTTTCCATTATACCGCCGTGTACATTTCCTTCACCAGCAGGTTCCTGCAAAAGTTCGGGGCCAGCAATCCGGAATTCACATCGGTGATCGAGAAACAGGTAAAACGGGTCATGGAAGGTGAAGAGGTGAACATTATCGCCCTGAATTCAGATGCGCATTCCATCATCAAAAAAATGAAGCTCCGCCCGGCAGACGATCCTCACTTTCTCATATTTCAGGACATTAAAGTGAATGAATTGCTGCTGCAGTATTTTGAACTGCTCAGAGCGGCACAGCACGTACCCGCCAATATCCAGGCAGCGCTGAACTTCATTGCCGAATACTTCGATACGCCGGTTTCCATTGCGGAACTGGCGGAGCAAGCCGGACTGACCGGTGATGAAGATACCTTCAAAAAGCAATTCAAAGCCGTTACCGGCCTGGCGCCGGACCGGTATCTCAAAAAATTCCGGACAGAAAAAGCAGAGCAGCTGTTGCTGACCACTACCCTGAAGATCGGGGAGATTGCGGTCAAAACCGGGTTTACCGACAGTGCGCATCTGGCACGGACTTTCCTGGAAAAACATAAAATGACGCCCAAGGCTTTCCGGGCAAAACAGCAGTAAGTTCCCGGAAGAGCGTTATACACCCGGCAAAAAACCATACAATTTTTTGCAGGCAACCGTACAAATCATTCTGATAATTTCTCTATTACTTTGTTTCAGCACGAGCCGGTAACATACCAAGGTTATGCTTCTGTCTAACCCGGCTTTATGCTTTCAGATTAACTAGTAGTTTTTTTCCATTTTTAGCTTAAGACACACAAACTGTTTGTTTCTCCAACTTAGCTCAATACCGCTGTAAAAAGCGGGCAACTGATCCTCTCCAAGCCTTTCTGTAAGCCACCAGGTAATTCACATGGCCGGCTTGCGGAAAGGTCACCAGTTGCTTTTTTCCTTTCAGGTTGCCATATATCCCGTCAATTTCCGCTCTTGTTACCCTGTCGTCCTGTTCTCCGTAGAAAAGCAATGTGGGGATATCCACCGCTTTTGCGTATTCCACAGGGCGGTGCGAGAAGGCTGGAAAGCCGTGCTGTACGCCGCCCCAGAAGATCAGGAACCCCGCCAGCGGAAAACCCGGAACGCCAACTGCGTTGAAACGCGCGCAGGCAGCTTTGTACAGTGAACCGAACGGGCATTCCAGCACCAGCGCCCGGGGCCGGATATGGTCATCATGCACCGCCTTCAGCACGGCCACCGCACCCATCGATGTACCAAATAGCAGGATGTTTCGCTCTCCGGTATTGACGAGGTGCTCGTACACCGTTTTTACGTCCCTGGCCTCCTTGTAACCGATGGTGGTAGCGTTGCCGCCGGAACGGCAATTTGTAGTATTTATTCGACCGCCTTTTCCATACGGCTTCTAATTCAGATAAAATAAATACATTTGCCCCTGAATAGTACCCCGTTAACCGTTGAGCATAACTACATTCTTATCACTAAAACAACGCAAATGAAAAAAATGATCGCTGAATTCATCGGAACATTCTGGCTTGTGCTTGGCGGCTGCGGCAGTGCCGTACTGGCTGCTGCATTTCCGGAAGTAGGGATAGGCCTGGCAGGCGTATCACTGGCATTTGGCCTGACAGTGCTCACGATCGCCTACTCGCTGGGGCATATCTCCGGTGCGCACCTTAACCCGGCGGTATCTATCGGGTTATGGGCCGGTGGCCGGTTCGATGGCAAAGATCTGCTACCTTATATTGTAGCGCAGGTCTTGGGCGGGATCGCCGCCGCAGGTGTTCTCTACATCATTGCTACCGGTAACGGAAGTGAAGTAGGCAGCTTTGCCGCTAACGGGTATGGGGAACATTCACCGGGCGGGTACAGTCTCACTGCCGCACTGGTCACGGAGATCGTGATGACGGCCATGTTCCTGCTGATCATACTCGGCGCCACGGACGACCGCGCACCGAAAGGATTTGCCGGCATAGCTATCGGCCTTGCCCTCACCCTGATCCACCTGATCAGCATCCCGGTAACGAATACTTCGGTGAACCCGGCCAGGAGTACCAGCCAGGCCATCTTTGCGGGAGGCGCCGCCCTCGGACAGCTATGGCTTTTCTGGGTGGCCCCGATCGTTGGCGCCCTGCTGGCAGGGACGATCTATAAAGGCGTATTTGCTGAAAAGAAACTGGCGTAAAAAACGCCGACTGTTATTAAAAATACGGGCTGGCTAAATGTATAGCCAGCCCGTTATGTTTTTGCCAGGCAAGTCCTCAAAGCACCAGTTGTTCAAACAGCCGGGCGAGCGCCTGCTGCGGGTTGCCGCAAAGGCCGGGATGCACCCGGGATGTTTGTACCACGGTGCTGCGCATGGCCGTGAGCCAGCGGAAGCGGGACGCCACGTCCAGCCGCGCGATAGGGCCTCCTTCTTTATCGCCGTTGCAGATATGTTCAAATGCCATGAGGTAGGTTTTCAGTTCCGCGATATCCAGGCCTGGACTGAAGGCATGCAGGCGTTGTTCATCCAGCGCATACATCATCCGCAGAAAGTTTTGCTGCCTGCAATACAACACCACGCCCACGTTGAGGAATTCCTCACGCTCCACTCTCGGCACTACCCGGATAACGGCGTACTCAAATAAGTGATGTCCTTGCATGTTGCGCTTCTTTTACAAAAATTTCCGATGATGCCACCCTGTTAGCCAGGAACCGGGCATATACCTCCCTCCGTTCGGCCGCCACGGCATCCGGGGCGGATACGGTGAGCCACTCGTCCGGGATCAGCGATACGATGGCCTGAATGCGTTCCTCCGTGAGCATGGCGCGGAACCGGGCGTCCGCCGTTTCCAGTTCAGCCGCCTGCGGCAGCAGCACATGGTCTTTTACATTCACAAAGGGGCGGCGGGACTGTTCTTCCCAGTTATCCCAGGAATGATGGAAGTACAGTGATGCACCGTGATCGATCAGCCAGAGCTCTTTGTTCCAGATAAGCATATTGGTGTTACGCGCCGTTCTGTCCACATTCGTGAGCAGGCAATCCAGCCACACGATCTGCGAAGCCAGTTCAGGGTCGATGCGTGTTACCGCGGGGTCGTAGGTGATGGCGCCGGACAGGTAATGCAGTCCCAGGTTCTTCCCTACGCTGGCTTTGAGCAGGTCCTGTATCTCTTCATCCGGTTCGGTTCGGCCGAAAGCGGTATCCAGCTCCGCAAATACGATCTCCGGCACTTTCAGTCCCAGGCTGCGGGCCAGTTCACCGCCGATCAGGTCGGCTATCAGGGCTTTGATGCCCTGGCCTGCTCCCCTGAATTTGAGCACATACAGGAACCCGTCATCCGCCTCCGCGATGGCCGGCAGAGAGCCACCTTCGCGCAGCGGTGTAACATACCGCGTTACGTTTACCGTTCTGACCGGTGATTGATCATGATGCATAACAGACATTCGATAAATATAGCGCAAGATATCAAGAAATCAGGAGGAGGCCCCGCCTGCGGGCGTTATTTATCTTTCCCAGAAATGAGGCGGTTGAATGCCAAGGGAACGGAGGTACACATATCCCTGTCCGCGGTGATGCACTTCATTATCGATCCAGTACAGGGTGATGCTGTACAGCGGCCCTTCATATTCCCCGAAGGCCACATCCACTTCCTGGAAGCGCTGCGGCGTTACCCTGGCCCACCATGCATCGATCTCGGCGGTTACCTCGTCCCAGCGCTGCAGCAGGGCGGCTTTGGTCCTGGGTACGGCTTTCTGTTCATGATGGAACAGCTCATCGAGCTTTTTCCATTCGCCGGTGGCCAGTCCTTTTGCCCCCGGTGCCGCCATGCCGATCATTTCCATGGCCAGGTCCGCAAAGGGACGCATGCCGCCAACGGAATAGGAAAAAAGTTCTTTTTCGGGGAATGCTTCGATCGTACGGCGTGTCAATCTGCGGTGTCCCTGCCAGTGTTCCAGGAGTTGTGAAGCAGTGATAACGGTGTTTTCCATGACTGATAGTTTTTAAGTTGATCACAAAGAACACCGCGGGAAATGACAGCCCTATGTCAGCAGCATTTTTCTTACAATAAAAAAAGCGGTCGTTCGTCTACTTACTTAAATGCTGTCAGCGGAACGATCACTTTGTTCCGGGCTTACGAATCAAAAAAACGGCGGTACGATGTATGCATCACTTTTACTCATTCATTCCATCATGAGGTGGCTGGTATTGCTGGGCCTCCTGTACACGATCATCAGGGGCATCAGCGGCTGGTCCGGCAGGCGTTCCTTTACCCGGAGAGATGATACGGCGCGGCATGTTACGGCCACGTTCGCGCATATACAATTGCTGATCGGGTTCATATTATATTTTAACAGTCCGCTGATCAGTTATTTCCGGTCCAACTTCGGAGAGGCGATCCGGCAGCCCCAGATGCTGTTTTTCGGGCTGGTGCATATCGGGCTGATGACCTTGTCCGTTGTGCTGATCACTATCGGTTCCGCCTCCGCCAAGCGCCGGGAAACCGATCAGGCCAAATTCCGTACGATGGCGGTATGGTATGCGGTGGCGCTGTTCATTATTTTCATCGCCATACCCTGGCCGTTCTCGCCATTGGCAGGCAGGCCGTACCTGAGACTGTACCTGTGATGAGGGTTGGATTGACGGTAATATTATATAGCTGAAAACACGTCCCTTTTTGCAGGTTTTCTATAACCCGGCAGCCTCGTAAAAAAATATTTTTCGAACGCAAAAAAGCTACTGACATACTGCTGTCACTTTCATGCATTCTCTTTGTATTGTACTTTAAAAAACGCTACCATGATGATACAGGAAAAAAAAGCACCCGCAACCGATCAGGCCTCCATTGTGTACCTGATGCAGAATTTTGCCAACTACAATCTCTGGGCAAATACCACCCTGGTCAACTGGCTCCGTACGAAACCCGAAGCCGAGCTGGAGCGGGAAATGTCCTCCAGCTTCCCCAGCATTAAACTGACCCTGAACCATATCTGGCAAACGCAGCGTTACTGGCTTTCCATTATCCGGCGGGACCAGGCGGAGACTTACCGTGATGACTCCGGCAGTTCGAAAGATGTGCTGGACCTGATCGTGGAACAGTCCGAAGAGCTGGCCGATTTTGTGGGCCGGATGACGAAAAGTGCGCTGGAAGATACCACGATGATCGTCAGCCCCTGGTTCCAGTGCGATTTCCAGCATTTTGAGTACCTGGTGCAGGTGATGAATCACAGCACATACCATCGCGGGCAGATCATTACCATCGGGCGGCAGCTGGGGTATGAGGATGCGCCGATGACCGATTATAATTATTACAATATTTATGGTAAGTAGGACGGGGCGGGATGTATTGCGGCAGCCAGGGATGGTGGCGCGAATCCAGGAGCCATTGCGGTAGCCAGAGGACTAGTGCTGGGCAGGGGCCGTTACGACAGCCAGGGGATAACAGCGCGGGTCAGGGAACTGCATCCACTTACCGGCGTTGCAATGCCGAGCATCTGCGCAATCATTCCGTACACTTCTTCCGGTGTTTTTCCCGCTTTGCAGAGGAAGCCGATGGATGTGTCTCCCGCGGACTTGGAGAGCTTCCTGTTCCCTGTGAGCAGCAAAGGATGATGATGGAAGACGGCATTCCGGAACGGCTGGTAGTCCAGCACCTCCGCGAGATAAAGCTGCGCCAGGGTGGAGGGCCAGAGGTCTTCTCCCCTGATGATCAGGTTGATGCCGAAGAAATGATCGTCTACTAGGGACGCCAGCTGATAGGCCGGAAACCCGTCTTTTTTCCGGATCACGAAATCCTGCATTTCCGGTGGCAATGTTGCGGTGATCTTTTCTCCGCGGAGGGTGTGGACGGTGAGGGCAGTTTCGTTGGTGCGTAACCGCCAGTTCACGTCCGGGTGATCCAGGGGGATGTGTTTATTGCGGCAGGTGCCGGGATAGATGCCGTTGGGGACCTGGGTGCGGGAGCAGGTGCAGGCAAAGATGGTCCCCTTTTCCCGGAGGTCCTTTAAGGCACTGTTGTAAAGTCCTGTGCGGTGGATCTGGGAGTACCGGGACAGGTATTCCGGGTAGTTGTCGGGGCCCTCGTGGTGAGGGATACCGAGGAACTCCAGCGTATCGAAGATATCCATTACATACTTTTCCTCCACCCGTTGCCTGTCGAGATCATCGATGCGAAGGAGTGTTTTTGCTCCCATATGTTCCGCGATGCCTGCTGTAAGTGCGAAAGACAGGGCGTTGCCGAGATGTAAATAGCCGCTGGGAGTGGGCGCCAGTCTGGTTTTCCATATTTGCTGCGGGGAGTTCATCGGGTTGCAAAATACATTTTTGCCGGAGGATTTGGATAATTGGGATATTTGTTCATATTTTTGCAGCCCGACAATGAAGGATCGGTAGTTCAGTCGGTTAGAATGCCGCCCTGTCACGGCGGAGGTCGCGGGTTCGAGTCCCGTCCGGTCCGCAAAACATCTCAGAGATCCGCGCTTGGCGCGGGTTTTTCGTTTTTAGTCGAGTTTCCTTTTATTTTCAATGATCTTTACGGAGGTTAACATCCATCTATTGAAGAAGAATCTCCTACTTAAAAGTTAGCCTAAAATTTTTAATCGGCCAATTTTGTAATTTCAAAGAGCGATTAAACTTGCCTATTATGATTTCAAAAGGGGAAGGGCTAACTGCCTCTGAAAGATATTTAAAAGCTCTTTGTGAACATTCCTTCTTGTCACTTTGGAGCTATACAAACATTTTTAGACAACCTGGTAATGAATTATGTGATTTATTAGTAATTGTTGGGGATGATATTATTATTTTTTCCGACAAACAATGCCAGTTCCCATCAACAGACAATCTAGAAATAGGTTGGGCTAGATGGTTTCGCCGAGCGGTACATGAATCTGCAAAACAACTATGGGGCGCGGAAAAGTGGATAAGGAGATATCCAGACGAGGTTTATACCGATAATAAGTGCCAAAACAAATTTCCCACTCCAATTGAAATAAATTCGCAAACTAGATTTCATTTAGTATTAGTTGCCAATGGAGCTTCCGAAGCTTGTAAAAAAGTTAACGGAGGAAGCGGAAGTTTGGAAATAAATAATGAAATACAAGGAGTAAGCAGCCATACTACGCCTTTCGTAATTGGTGATTTGGATTCTAGTAAATCATTCATTCATGTTCTCGATGAAACGTCACTCGACATTGTTTTAAAAAATAGAGATACGATTTCTGATTTCACTTCCTATCTAATAAAAAGGGGGAAATTCTTACGATCAAAGTTGAATATTAAAAGCGATGGCGAAGAGGAACTACTTGCACAATATTTAAAGTTGCTAAACACTGATGGGGAAAGAGACTTTGTGATACCGGAAAATATAACTGATGTGTATTTTGAGAGAGGGATTTGGAGGGATTTTCAAAAGCATCCCCAAAGAATTGCGCAGATTAAGGAAGATGAAATTAGTTATTTGTGGGACAAATTAATTGAAGAATTTAGCAAACACGCAATTAATGGAACACAATACTATGTTTCTGAGGGCGGTTTTTTAGACGTGGAAAAGGCCTTACGGTTTCTTGCGAGAGAGAATAGGTTTACTCGTAGAGTAATGGCTTCAGCTTTATCTGAAATCGTATTGACTACTCCCTCAGATAGAAGAATGCTCCGTGTCATTCCGATGCATCACGATAATATTTACTATGTGTACCTCTTGTTCCCATATCCCAATTTTAAGCCTCGAATAGATTATGATGAATATCGTAAGGTGCGGATGAGTTATCTCGAAGCTGTTTGTATGGTGACGCGACTTATTAAGCCAGATGCCAAGTTTGTCATTGGCATTGCTATGGAATCAGGCCTTAATAACTCCAATAGCTCTGAAGACTTAATTTGCTTTGACT
This genomic stretch from Chitinophaga sp. XS-30 harbors:
- a CDS encoding DUF3037 domain-containing protein, whose translation is MQGHHLFEYAVIRVVPRVEREEFLNVGVVLYCRQQNFLRMMYALDEQRLHAFSPGLDIAELKTYLMAFEHICNGDKEGGPIARLDVASRFRWLTAMRSTVVQTSRVHPGLCGNPQQALARLFEQLVL
- a CDS encoding glutamate--tRNA ligase family protein, which gives rise to MNSPQQIWKTRLAPTPSGYLHLGNALSFALTAGIAEHMGAKTLLRIDDLDRQRVEEKYVMDIFDTLEFLGIPHHEGPDNYPEYLSRYSQIHRTGLYNSALKDLREKGTIFACTCSRTQVPNGIYPGTCRNKHIPLDHPDVNWRLRTNETALTVHTLRGEKITATLPPEMQDFVIRKKDGFPAYQLASLVDDHFFGINLIIRGEDLWPSTLAQLYLAEVLDYQPFRNAVFHHHPLLLTGNRKLSKSAGDTSIGFLCKAGKTPEEVYGMIAQMLGIATPVSGCSSLTRAVIPWLS
- a CDS encoding helix-turn-helix domain-containing protein; the protein is MKFKVPPEMEVLTQKTSTLPKDYERYRVPGADVEFISGPFGCYFTQEIRQKDWVIGWLNFDIRESVYLYPVTSAPFVGLYCGLRGNIPCELHGREEILTLQEDKFGFYYVPEYAMNKADFMPFHYTAVYISFTSRFLQKFGASNPEFTSVIEKQVKRVMEGEEVNIIALNSDAHSIIKKMKLRPADDPHFLIFQDIKVNELLLQYFELLRAAQHVPANIQAALNFIAEYFDTPVSIAELAEQAGLTGDEDTFKKQFKAVTGLAPDRYLKKFRTEKAEQLLLTTTLKIGEIAVKTGFTDSAHLARTFLEKHKMTPKAFRAKQQ
- a CDS encoding dienelactone hydrolase family protein; its protein translation is MDQRIINLFDEYTHKPLKREDFIRQLIRLTGGMAAAMAVLPMLESNYARAATIQPLQEGLREEDITYPGEGTTMKGYLVRPDEAGKRGAVVVIHENRGLTPHIKDVTRRVAKAGYLALAPDALSPFGGTPANEDEARGMFGKLEAPKNLHNFLNAFDYLESRPEYNGKAGCVGFCWGGALTNQMAVHHPALKAAVPFYGTQPAASDVPKIKAAMQMHYGEKDDRVNAGIPAFEAALKAAGIKYELYIYEGTQHAFHNDTSAARYNEAAAKLAWERTLRLFGETLG
- the aqpZ gene encoding aquaporin Z; this translates as MPLNSTPLTVEHNYILITKTTQMKKMIAEFIGTFWLVLGGCGSAVLAAAFPEVGIGLAGVSLAFGLTVLTIAYSLGHISGAHLNPAVSIGLWAGGRFDGKDLLPYIVAQVLGGIAAAGVLYIIATGNGSEVGSFAANGYGEHSPGGYSLTAALVTEIVMTAMFLLIILGATDDRAPKGFAGIAIGLALTLIHLISIPVTNTSVNPARSTSQAIFAGGAALGQLWLFWVAPIVGALLAGTIYKGVFAEKKLA
- a CDS encoding bestrophin family protein encodes the protein MLLRDRLSLVQVFRITWKLDIFIVLVCTLAYLVDTYWLKEHISIPASITAVLGTALAFFIGFNNNQAYDRWWEARKIWGALVNDSRSWARNLLSFCDNNAAGETKHIARRMIFRHIGFLYALKASLRQTNDRYYEGYLGGTEDDAVRNSQNIPNAILNLQAADLQLLREQQAIDGFLFRELNTMLVNHCDNMGKSERIRNTVFPPSYLFFTRIFIWFYVILNTLMLAEAIGFWSVIFGWAIGFVFHVTHMNGISLMNPFEQNPMSIPLDSISRTVEINLLEMLGHQPLPSPIEPTGGQYLL
- a CDS encoding alpha/beta hydrolase; this translates as MNTTNCRSGGNATTIGYKEARDVKTVYEHLVNTGERNILLFGTSMGAVAVLKAVHDDHIRPRALVLECPFGSLYKAACARFNAVGVPGFPLAGFLIFWGGVQHGFPAFSHRPVEYAKAVDIPTLLFYGEQDDRVTRAEIDGIYGNLKGKKQLVTFPQAGHVNYLVAYRKAWRGSVARFLQRY
- a CDS encoding HipA family kinase: MHHDQSPVRTVNVTRYVTPLREGGSLPAIAEADDGFLYVLKFRGAGQGIKALIADLIGGELARSLGLKVPEIVFAELDTAFGRTEPDEEIQDLLKASVGKNLGLHYLSGAITYDPAVTRIDPELASQIVWLDCLLTNVDRTARNTNMLIWNKELWLIDHGASLYFHHSWDNWEEQSRRPFVNVKDHVLLPQAAELETADARFRAMLTEERIQAIVSLIPDEWLTVSAPDAVAAERREVYARFLANRVASSEIFVKEAQHARTSLI
- a CDS encoding DinB family protein, which gives rise to MMIQEKKAPATDQASIVYLMQNFANYNLWANTTLVNWLRTKPEAELEREMSSSFPSIKLTLNHIWQTQRYWLSIIRRDQAETYRDDSGSSKDVLDLIVEQSEELADFVGRMTKSALEDTTMIVSPWFQCDFQHFEYLVQVMNHSTYHRGQIITIGRQLGYEDAPMTDYNYYNIYGK
- a CDS encoding DinB family protein, encoding MENTVITASQLLEHWQGHRRLTRRTIEAFPEKELFSYSVGGMRPFADLAMEMIGMAAPGAKGLATGEWKKLDELFHHEQKAVPRTKAALLQRWDEVTAEIDAWWARVTPQRFQEVDVAFGEYEGPLYSITLYWIDNEVHHRGQGYVYLRSLGIQPPHFWER